In Labeo rohita strain BAU-BD-2019 chromosome 16, IGBB_LRoh.1.0, whole genome shotgun sequence, one DNA window encodes the following:
- the LOC127178398 gene encoding myelin-associated glycoprotein translates to MFSNLLSKEILKAATMFANLLTGVWTLTFLILPVAFASDWIVHVPVDPVYAPSGSSVVLQCTYDYPEESDQGTPHKVLSEMWCLNESRCITPRYVYHSAGIFPEPSYQGRVKYLGQTGSKNCSLMISNLRSEDSGVYMFWFITDHPKAKLPGQKGVNLQVTNQTGTKSASSSTTGIVLGVIIMVIIIAAIAIFIRRKSRQGSRSL, encoded by the exons ATGTTTTCAAATCTGCTCAGTAAGGAAATACTCAAGGCAGCAACAATGTTTGCGAATCTCCTTACAGGCGTATGGACCTTGACGTTTTTGATTCTGCCGG TCGCTTTTGCCTCTGACTGGATAGTGCATGTTCCTGTGGATCCAGTCTATGCTCCTTCTGGATCTTCTGTAGTTCTGCAATGCACCTATGACTACCCTGAGGAGTCTGACCAGGGAACACCGCACAAAGTGCTGTCAGAGATGTGGTGTCTGAATGAAAGTCGCTGCATTACTCCCAGATACGTGTACCACAGTGCAGGGATATTCCCTGAGCCCTCATACCAGGGCCGGGTCAAGTACTTGGGGCAGACAGGGAGCAAAAACTGCTCTCTGATGATATCTAATCTGAGGTCAGAAGACAGCGGGGTGTACATGTTCTGGTTTATTACTGACCACCCGAAGGCCAAGCTACCAGGACAGAAAGGAGTGAATCTACAGGtcacaaatcagacaggaa CAAAAAGTGCATCTTCATCCACTACTGGCATTGTGCTTGGAGTTATCATCATGGTTATCATAATAGCAGCCATTGCGATATTCATCAGACGCAAGTCACG ACAGGGGTCAAGGTCACTTTAA